A single Thunnus thynnus chromosome 6, fThuThy2.1, whole genome shotgun sequence DNA region contains:
- the LOC137184718 gene encoding caspase recruitment domain-containing protein 19-like isoform X2 → MSSSRGTPSSCAQTRGWTLSWLTDWCCSSTGSTPRYSVTRKPTGNLSVPTEVRLAELLNHLHGKGDEACHEFYRGLHIHAEHVYSSLPSRVRQREMTDPKLTNNVAAHPEKHVLNDRGPMFFLSCFSFALGIAMLYYYGEGETLRCTGPFLHCSAARLSKGAKDVLISYAEVGKQNN, encoded by the exons ATGAGCAGCTCCAGAGGGACTCCCAGTTCCTGTGCTCAGACCAGAGGATGGACACTGAGCTGGTTGACAGACTGGtgctgcagctcaacaggatCTACCCCCAGATACTCAGTGACAAGGAAGCCCACAGG GAACCTGAGCGTACCCACCGAGGTGCGAttagctgagctgctgaatCACCTGCACGGGAAGGGCGACGAGGCATGTCATGAATTCTACAGAGGACTTCACATCCACGCTGAGCACGTCTACTCCAGCCTGCCCTCCAGAGTCAGACAAAGAG AGATGACGGACCCAAAATTGACTAACAATGTGGCAGCCCACCCAGAGAAACATGTGCTCAATGACAGAG GACCAATGTTCTTCCTGAGCTGTTTCAGTTTTGCACTTGGTATTGCAATGCTCTACTATTACGGAG AGGGTGAGACATTGAGATGTACTGGCCCGTTTCTTCACTGCTCTGCAGCAAGACTTAGTAAAGGTGCTAAAGATGTTTTAATTTCCTATGCTGAGGTTGGAAAGCAGAATAATTGA
- the LOC137184718 gene encoding caspase recruitment domain-containing protein 19-like isoform X1: MPDIGGYHEQLQRDSQFLCSDQRMDTELVDRLVLQLNRIYPQILSDKEAHRFRNLSVPTEVRLAELLNHLHGKGDEACHEFYRGLHIHAEHVYSSLPSRVRQREMTDPKLTNNVAAHPEKHVLNDRGPMFFLSCFSFALGIAMLYYYGEGETLRCTGPFLHCSAARLSKGAKDVLISYAEVGKQNN, translated from the exons ATGCCAG ACATTGGCGGTTACCATGAGCAGCTCCAGAGGGACTCCCAGTTCCTGTGCTCAGACCAGAGGATGGACACTGAGCTGGTTGACAGACTGGtgctgcagctcaacaggatCTACCCCCAGATACTCAGTGACAAGGAAGCCCACAGG TTCAGGAACCTGAGCGTACCCACCGAGGTGCGAttagctgagctgctgaatCACCTGCACGGGAAGGGCGACGAGGCATGTCATGAATTCTACAGAGGACTTCACATCCACGCTGAGCACGTCTACTCCAGCCTGCCCTCCAGAGTCAGACAAAGAG AGATGACGGACCCAAAATTGACTAACAATGTGGCAGCCCACCCAGAGAAACATGTGCTCAATGACAGAG GACCAATGTTCTTCCTGAGCTGTTTCAGTTTTGCACTTGGTATTGCAATGCTCTACTATTACGGAG AGGGTGAGACATTGAGATGTACTGGCCCGTTTCTTCACTGCTCTGCAGCAAGACTTAGTAAAGGTGCTAAAGATGTTTTAATTTCCTATGCTGAGGTTGGAAAGCAGAATAATTGA
- the LOC137184718 gene encoding caspase recruitment domain-containing protein 19-like isoform X3, which translates to MDTELVDRLVLQLNRIYPQILSDKEAHRFRNLSVPTEVRLAELLNHLHGKGDEACHEFYRGLHIHAEHVYSSLPSRVRQREMTDPKLTNNVAAHPEKHVLNDRGPMFFLSCFSFALGIAMLYYYGEGETLRCTGPFLHCSAARLSKGAKDVLISYAEVGKQNN; encoded by the exons ATGGACACTGAGCTGGTTGACAGACTGGtgctgcagctcaacaggatCTACCCCCAGATACTCAGTGACAAGGAAGCCCACAGG TTCAGGAACCTGAGCGTACCCACCGAGGTGCGAttagctgagctgctgaatCACCTGCACGGGAAGGGCGACGAGGCATGTCATGAATTCTACAGAGGACTTCACATCCACGCTGAGCACGTCTACTCCAGCCTGCCCTCCAGAGTCAGACAAAGAG AGATGACGGACCCAAAATTGACTAACAATGTGGCAGCCCACCCAGAGAAACATGTGCTCAATGACAGAG GACCAATGTTCTTCCTGAGCTGTTTCAGTTTTGCACTTGGTATTGCAATGCTCTACTATTACGGAG AGGGTGAGACATTGAGATGTACTGGCCCGTTTCTTCACTGCTCTGCAGCAAGACTTAGTAAAGGTGCTAAAGATGTTTTAATTTCCTATGCTGAGGTTGGAAAGCAGAATAATTGA
- the LOC137184717 gene encoding uncharacterized protein, with the protein MPAATASITDVARTDFTNKNDNRNNSGHSQAQCTPMPLPALGTQRIIQGNGTNVGTVISLQCPANHKLIGKELMCVRDINSTHWVGETYCKPLSPYEDYGFRVAVLASIVSSAIIFFMSMAFITCCLLDCIKEDERKKQERETELWQWEEQTQQQGDNRSRYSHKGRNNNNNNAQEKALSLWDTNSPAPYDNMQAYRCHQHYAYGPVCTYDPPPPHAPLPGVDYDQPLLPRNPESAQISGPPQYHGPPPSSFQTPSPGVVQISGPGLVWQYGGQQSGPSTADESNTRNINSAKEFSIRIISV; encoded by the exons ATGCCAGCGGCAACAGCTTCAATAACAGATGTGGCCAGAACGGATTTTACTAACAAAAATGACAACCGGAATAACTCAG GTCATTCCCAGGCTCAGTGCACACCCATGCCCCTGCCAGCCCTGGGCACCCAGAGGATCATCCAGGGCAATGGTACTAATGTGGGCACAGTCATATCCCTGCAGTGCCCAGCCAATCACAAACTGATAGGAAAAGAGCTGATGTGTGTCAGGGACATCAACAGCACCCACTGGGTGGGGGAGACTTACTGTAAAC CTCTGTCTCCCTATGAGGACTATGGTTTCCGTGTGGCTGTGCTGGCATCCATTGTAAGCTCAGCCATAATCTTCTTCATGTCCATGGCCTTCATCACCTGCTGTTTGCTCGACTGCATCAAAGAGGACGAAAGGAAAAAGCAGGAGAG GGAGACAGAGTTGTGGCAGTGGGAGGAGCAGACCCAGCAGCAGGGGGACAACAGGTCTCGCTACAGCCATAAAGGcaggaacaacaacaacaacaacgccCAGGAGAAGGCGCTTTCACTGTGGGACACCAACAGCCCAGCCCCGTATGACAACATGCAAGCCTACAG ATGTCATCAGCATTACGCCTATGGTCCTGTCTGCACCTACGATCCACCTCCTCCACACGCTCCTCTGCCCGGCGTCGACTACGACCAACCTCTCTTACCCCGAAACCCAGAATCTGCACAGATTTCTGGTCCACCTCAATACCACGGACCTCCTCCGTCCTCCTTTCAAACTCCGAGTCCAGGCGTGGTCCAGATCTCAGGACCTGGTTTGGTGTGGCAGTACGGGGGACAGCAGAGCGGTCCATCAACCGCAGATGAGTCCAACACAAGGAACATAAACTCTGCCAAAGAATTTTCCATACGGATTATATCAGTGTGA